The following proteins come from a genomic window of Thermodesulforhabdaceae bacterium:
- a CDS encoding electron transfer flavoprotein subunit beta/FixA family protein: MHIVVCVKQVPETQNVRIDPTTNTLIRQGVASILNPFDHFALEAALRIKDMNKSGVRVTVLTMGPPQAKDVLVEALSRGADDAVLLSDRAFAGADTWATSYTLASAIKKMGDVDLVICGKQAIDGDTAQVGPELATLLDIPYATYVSKINFIEPRVLKVVRQTDEGTATWKVPLPALLAVLKDVGRLRVRSYRATLRARSYQVPVWSAADLGLGEETVGLKGSYTQVIKVFSPQRAKERVMIEGSVQEQAARLYELLKQQGVPGL, encoded by the coding sequence GTGCATATTGTCGTTTGCGTGAAACAGGTTCCGGAAACACAAAATGTGAGGATTGATCCCACAACAAATACCCTCATTCGTCAAGGGGTTGCTTCAATTCTCAATCCCTTTGATCACTTTGCTTTAGAAGCAGCTCTTCGCATTAAGGATATGAACAAAAGCGGAGTGAGGGTTACGGTATTGACAATGGGTCCTCCTCAGGCAAAAGACGTTCTCGTGGAAGCTCTTTCCAGAGGAGCCGACGACGCAGTGCTTCTGAGCGACAGAGCTTTTGCCGGAGCTGATACCTGGGCAACTTCATATACTCTTGCGTCGGCAATAAAAAAAATGGGTGACGTGGATCTCGTAATCTGCGGCAAACAAGCCATAGACGGTGACACGGCTCAAGTAGGACCTGAACTCGCAACCCTTTTAGATATTCCCTACGCCACGTATGTTAGCAAGATCAATTTTATTGAACCGAGAGTGTTGAAAGTAGTTCGACAGACCGATGAAGGAACTGCTACGTGGAAAGTTCCTTTGCCCGCTCTCCTTGCAGTGCTTAAAGATGTGGGAAGGCTCAGAGTAAGGTCCTATAGAGCCACCCTTAGAGCCAGAAGCTATCAAGTTCCTGTGTGGAGTGCAGCAGATCTTGGGCTTGGAGAAGAAACGGTAGGCCTTAAGGGTTCTTACACTCAAGTAATTAAGGTTTTTAGCCCTCAGAGGGCAAAAGAGCGTGTGATGATAGAAGGTTCTGTGCAGGAGCAAGCCGCCAGGCTCTATG